The following proteins come from a genomic window of Larimichthys crocea isolate SSNF chromosome III, L_crocea_2.0, whole genome shotgun sequence:
- the gtf2ird1 gene encoding general transcription factor II-I repeat domain-containing protein 1, with translation MAQMRKLTCDGIRTNSRGEPQVPLVSARQEILTSLVSALDSVCMAMSKLNAEVACVTIHEDSVIAVGTEKGRVFLNSRREIQTDFYKFCRVPCVQNLTTANAHTKDQEGDLSKLSKDGEHGKPRAPSDAQSNIFVLRKMVEEVFTVLYSEAVGKSSLVPVPYEWIQKDPSCVVAHGLPEGVTLKKPSEYDTKTLMKILEQSHRIQFTVKRPAEDLSREAKTSTDVNHNSSTAVMTPSSHGPGKTTAQVVTSSSPATSSNSILSSFLYGMPMSSKPHPDGKLDFKPMSLLNLGKDRVANWTSGTDKSTSVKDSANNDETTRLPGEQGQSPPGIHISKRLLFSIVHEKSEKWDSFIRETEDINTLRECVQILFNSRYAEALGLDHMVPVPYRKIACDPGAVEIIGIPDQIPFKRPCTYGVPKLKRILDERHGIRFIVKRMFDERIFTAAGKIAREEGKHDLGCTPEDSFPDNLSIPPTTAELVSNPHSSRSTSACVSPLADCEAGPSGDCIPLKRIKTEPPDGEIIQVTVPDAGTSGEEPSESVAEPVAAAACPATASPPSAPSAPHHPSMENHTAEALSPNTASQSIRRSSEAGSLVEDIGEMILQIRRQVESLFSIKYAEALGLPEPAKVPYSKFQMYPEDLYVTGLPEGISLRRPNCFGAAKLRKILAASGQIQFVIKRPELLTEQVKQEMPSIPVCDPELDAKDATPVTEDTAAISKRPGFSECLESKLSRIDLANTLREQVQDLFNRKYGEALGIKYPVQVPYKRIKNNPDSVIIEGLPPGIPFRKPCTFGSQNLERILAVADKISFTITRPFQGLIPKPAPRRVTLLKKAYASISDDDDINRMGEKVVLREQVKELFNKKYGEALGLDRSVMVPYKLIRGSPESVEVSGLPDDIPFRNPNTYDIVCLEKILQAADEITFNIKSQLQPFAEICSQACNTVGTNASTNRRKRKRVQESNRVPASSDLGISTNQIPVMQWPMYMVDYSGVNVQVPGKVNY, from the exons ATGGCTCAGATGAGGAAGCTGACATGTGATGGCATCAGGACGAACTCCCGGGGCGAGCCGCAAGTCCCGCTGGTGTCAGCCAGACAGGAGATCCTCACCAGCCTGGTGTCTGCCCTCGACTCAGTG TGCATGGCGATGTCTAAGCTCAACGCTGAGGTGGCGTGTGTCACCATACACGAGGACAGCGTGATTGCGGTCGGCACAGAAAAGGGCAGAGTGTTTCTCAACTCCAGGAGGGAAATCCAAACAGACTTCTACAAGTTTTGCC GGGTGCCATGTGTGCAAAATTTGACCACAGCAAATGCCCATACCAAAGACCAGGAAGGCGACCTCAGCAAACTCAGTAAGGACGGTGAGCATGGGAAACCGAGAGCTCCATCAGACGCTCAATCCAACATCTTCGTTCTGAGGAAGATGGTGGAGGAAGTCTTCACTGTACTTTACA GTGAGGCTGTGGGAAAGAGCAGCCTGGTCCCTGTGCCTTATGAGTGGATCCAGAAAGACCCCAGCTGTGTGGTGGCCCACGGTTTGCCTGAGGGAGTCACCCTGAAGAAGCCTTCCGAGTACGACACCAAGACGCTGATGAAGATCCTGGAGCAGAGCCACCGCATCCAGTTCACAGTAAAAAG GCCAGCAGAAGATTTGTCTCGAGAAGCCAAGACCAGCACTGACGTCAATCACAACTCTTCCACCGCCGTCATGACGCCGAGCAGCCACGGCCCAGGGAAGACTACTGCCCAGGTAGTCACGTCCTCAAGTCCAGCCACTTCCAGCAACTCCATTCTGTCAAGCTTCCTGTATGGCATGCCCATGTCCTCCAAACCTCACCCAGATGGGAAGCTGGATTTCAAACCCATGTCCCTCCTCAACCTGGGCAAGGACAGAGTTGCCAACTGGACATCAGGGACAGACAAGAGCACGTCTGTCAAGGACAGTGCAAATAATG ATGAGACAACAAGACTACCTGGTGAGCAGGGTCAGAGCCCTCCTGGCATCCACATCTCCAAGAGGCTACTCTTCTCCATAGTGCATGAAAAATCAG AAAAATGGGATTCTTTCATTCGGGAAACTGAAGACATCAACACGTTGAGAGAATGTGTTCAGATCCTGTTCAACAGCAGATACG CTGAGGCCTTGGGTCTAGATCACATGGTGCCTGTGCCATACCGCAAAATAGCCTGTGACCCGGGGGCCGTGGAGATCATCGGTATCCCCGACCAGATCCCCTTCAAGAGACCCTGCACCTACGGAGTACCTAAGCTCAAGCGCATCCTGGACGAGCGCCATGGGATCCGCTTCATTGTCAAACG aatGTTTGATGAAAGGATTTTCACTG CTGCTGGCAAGATTGCAAGGGAGGAGGGCAAGCATGACCTGGGCTGCACGCCTGAAGACAGCTTCCCAGACAATCTGAGCATCCCGCCCACCACAGCGGAGCTGGTCAGCAATcctcacagcagcag ATCAACAAGTGCATGCGTGAGTCCCTTGGCTGACTGTGAAGCAG GTCCTTCAGGAGATTGCATTCCATTGAAAAGGATTAAAACAGAGCCTCCAGACGGGGAGATCATTCAAGTTACAGTACCAG ACGCTGGTACAAGCGGGGAGGAGCCCAGCGAGTCTGTGGCCGAGCCAGTCGCAGCTGCAGCGTGTCCAGCCACAGCCTCgcctccctctgctccctctgctCCCCATCACCCATCAATGGAAAACCACACAG CTGAAGCTCTGTCACCCAACACGGCCTCCCAGAGCATCAGAAGATCCTCTGAAG cGGGGAGTCTGGTGGAGGACATTGGTGAAATGATTCTCCAGATTCGCAGACAAGTGGAGAGCCTCTTCAGCATTAAGTACG ctgAAGCTCTGGGCCTTCCCGAACCAGCCAAGGTGCCCTACTCCAAGTTCCAGATGTACCCTGAGGATCTGTACGTCACCGGGCTGCCAGAGGGAATCTCCCTCCGAAGGCCCAACTGTTTCGGAGCGGCTAAACTGCGTAAGATCTTGGCTGCTAGCGGTCAGATCCAGTTTGTTATTAAAAG gCCTGAGCTGTTAACTGAGCAAGTAAAACAAGAGATGCCTTCCATCCCCgtctgtgatccag agCTGGACGCCAAGGACGCAACGCCAGTAACAGAAGATACTGCAGCTATATCCAAGAGACCTGGATTCTCAG AGTGTTTGGAGTCCAAGCTGTCCAGGATCGACCTGGCCAACACGCTGCGAGAGCAGGTCCAAGACCTGTTCAACAGGAAGTATGGGGAGGCATTGGGCATTAAGTACCCCGTCCAAGTGCCTTACAAGAGGATCAAGAACAACCCTGACTCGGTCATCATCGAGGGCCTTCCCCCCGGCATCCCCTTCAGGAAGCCCTGCACCTTCGGCTCCCAGAACCTGGAGAGAATCCTGGCGGTCGCTGACAAAATCAGTTTTACCATCACCAG ACCTTTTCAAGGACTCATTCCAAAACCAG caccTCGACGTGTCACTTTACTAAAGAAGGCCTACGCCTCCATAAGTG atgatgatgacattaACCGCATGGGGGAGAAAGTAGTCCTTCGAGAGCAAGTCAAGGAACTGTTTAACAAGAAATACG GTGAAGCTCTGGGCTTAGACCGCTCTGTCATGGTCCCGTACAAGCTAATCCGTGGCAGTCCAGAGTCTGTAGAAGTTAGTGGCCTTCCAGACGATATCCCCTTCCGAAACCCAAACACCTACGACATTGTGTGCCTGGAGAAAATCCTTCAAGCCGCAGATGAAATAACATTCAACATCAAGAGCCAGCTACA ACCTTTTGCAGAAATCTGTAGCCAAGCTTGTAACACAG TAGGAACAAACGCCTCGACCAATCGACGAAAGCGCAAGAGAGTTCAAGAGAGCAACCGAGTACCCGCCTCCTCTGACTTGGGGATATCAACCAATCAGATTCCAGTGATG CAGTGGCCCATGTACATGGTGGACTACAGTGGAGTGAATGTGCAGGTTCCCGGGAAAGTCAATTACTGA